The DNA sequence CTGGCCGCCGCCTCTTGTGCCGCGCCGTCGGCGAGCCTGCGTCCGACCAGCGCCTCGAGTTCGCCAAGGCTGGGCTTCACCAGGTGGACGCCGCGAACAAGCCCGGCACGAAGCGCGCTTCCCGACGTATCGAGAACCAGTCGAATTCCCTTGCGGTGCGCCAGGGCAGCTACGGTCTCATAGAAATCGTCGGGAACAGCACGCGGCAAGCTGCCGCTGGCGACGAGGTATTCGCAATCGATATCTTCGAGGGCCTCCAGGATTGCGCGCCATTCCCACTCCATCACGAGCGGGCCCGCGGGGACGAAGCGATATTCCTCGCCGCTCGAGCGTTCAAAGACTGCGTGGCTGATGCGGGTATGGTCCTCGATCGGTATACGACGGTGTGCAATCAATGCGGTTTCGAGAAGGTCGTCGAGCACACTGCCGGTCGCGCCGCCGGCCAGATACATCGCAAGTGCAGGGCCACCCAGCTCCCGGATGACCCGGGCCACATTGATACCGCCTCCTCCAGGGTCATAGCGTTCATCGGACGTTCGGATCTTGTGAACCGGTCGCACCAAGTCCGCCTCGGCAGAGCCGTCAATCGAGGGATTCAGAGTCAATGTCACAATCGTCTTCATTCGCCAGCTCCTCCCAGCTATCCTGGACACGATGCCGGCCGATGGACAGCAACCGGGTAGCGCCGCCCGCCAAGGGCAGCGTAGCAAGTCTTCTGTGATCTCGAGCCGG is a window from the Altererythrobacter sp. B11 genome containing:
- a CDS encoding 1-phosphofructokinase family hexose kinase, which translates into the protein MKTIVTLTLNPSIDGSAEADLVRPVHKIRTSDERYDPGGGGINVARVIRELGGPALAMYLAGGATGSVLDDLLETALIAHRRIPIEDHTRISHAVFERSSGEEYRFVPAGPLVMEWEWRAILEALEDIDCEYLVASGSLPRAVPDDFYETVAALAHRKGIRLVLDTSGSALRAGLVRGVHLVKPSLGELEALVGRRLADGAAQEAAARELIDAGSAEMVALTLGRDGALLVTAQAALRQPALDVVAKSAVGAGDSFVAAMTLALAQGRDEQDAFAYGMAAGAAAVLSPGTGLCRREDVERLYGELSRQIPPRP